In a genomic window of Erinaceus europaeus chromosome 12, mEriEur2.1, whole genome shotgun sequence:
- the TAC4 gene encoding tachykinin-4 isoform X1, translating into MLPCLTLLLLVGLPACTRAEDKELVLSTESVPWLTLILQEGAIARIQFQIQEAKRSTGKEFYGLMGKRARGKHRILPQRTGYQQGQIA; encoded by the exons ATGCTGCCCTGCCTCACCCTGCTTCTTCTGGTGGGGCTGCCTGCCTGCACCAGGGCAGAGGATAAAGAACTGGTTCTCAGCACTGAATCAGTGCCCTGGCTAACCTTGATCCTGCAG GAAGGTGCTATTGCCAGAATTCAGTTCCAAATTCAAGAGGCAAAGAGGAGCACTGGAAAAGAGTTCTATGGACTGATGGGGAAGCGGGCAAGAG gaAAGCATCGTATCCTGCCACAGAGAACAG GGTATCAGCAAGGACAAATAGCCTAG
- the TAC4 gene encoding tachykinin-4 isoform X2 — MLPCLTLLLLVGLPACTRAEDKELVLSTESVPWLTLILQEGAIARIQFQIQEAKRSTGKEFYGLMGKRARGYQQGQIA; from the exons ATGCTGCCCTGCCTCACCCTGCTTCTTCTGGTGGGGCTGCCTGCCTGCACCAGGGCAGAGGATAAAGAACTGGTTCTCAGCACTGAATCAGTGCCCTGGCTAACCTTGATCCTGCAG GAAGGTGCTATTGCCAGAATTCAGTTCCAAATTCAAGAGGCAAAGAGGAGCACTGGAAAAGAGTTCTATGGACTGATGGGGAAGCGGGCAAGAG GGTATCAGCAAGGACAAATAGCCTAG